The following DNA comes from Micromonospora chokoriensis.
ACCACGACCTGGTCGACGAGGTCCGACGTCGGGCCGGGGTCGACTTCAAGACCGCCAAGGTGGGTACGGAGGCGACAGTCCTCGTCCTCGCCTTCGCCCTGGAGACCGCCGAGCGGCAGCGCCTGCTCGCGGCGGTGCCGTCGTCGCTGCACGACGTGCTGCCCGTCGACGGCATCGAACGGCACCAGGACCTGCCCGGCTTCCTGGCCGAGGTCGGCCGGATCAGCGGCAACACCCCGGAGCAGGCCCGATACCAGGCGGAGGCCACGATGGCCGCCCTCGCCGAGCAGGACGGCGGCCTGGTCGAGTCGTTGCACGTACCCGACGGGTTGCGCGACCTGCTCAATCCGCCGGAGGCCGGCGGCGGTCTGGTCGGCGCGTCCACCACCACACCCACCATGGACGCCGACGAGATCGACGCGGCGTTGGACGACCTGCCCTACTGGTCCGGCGACAGCGAGGGCCTCTACCGGGTCGTCGCGCTGCCGCCGGACAACCTGGACCGGGTGCTGGCCCGCCTCGACCGGCTGCGCCAGGACACCGGTCGCGGCCCGAGCATCGGGCGTCCCGGCGACACCGCCGCGGTGTTGACCGTGCGGACCAGGCAGGCCAACGGTGTGACCGCGCTCGACGTGGACCTCGCCCACCAGATCGACGACGCGATCGACGAGGTGGGGGCCGGGATGGCCGGCGGCTGACCGGCCACCGTGACCCGGGCGGGCCGGCGGGCGGGGGCAGTCCCCGTCGCGCCGGTCCGTCGGCCGTGCCGGGCCGCCACCGGTGCGGACCGCCGGCTCGGTTAGCGTGCCGGTCATGAACCGCGCCGCCGACCGGCTGGAACTGGTCGTCGACCCGGCCCGCCGGACCGGGCGGACACTGCTGTCCGCCGGCGTCGAACAGTCGTACGTGGACGTCGAGGACCCCCGACACCTGCACTTCGAGTACGTTCGACGGATCGCCTCCGCGATGCGGGTGGCCGCCCCGGCCGGTGCCCCGCTGCACGTGCTGCACCTGGGCGGCGGAGCGTTGACGCTGCCCCGCTGGCTGGCCGCGACCCGACCCGGCTCCCCGCAGCGGGTCGTCGAACGGGACCCGGCGGTGGTCGAGCTGGTCGCCCGGGAGCTGCCGCCGCTGCCGCCCGAGGTGCGGGTGGAGGTCGCCGACGCCCGGGACGCCCTCACCGCCACCCCGGCCGGCCGGTACGACGTGGTGGTGGCCGACATCTACCGGGCCGCCCAGATGCCCCGACACGTCCGCACCGTCGAGTTCGCCGCCGAGGTGGCCCGTGTCCTCCGCCCGGACGGGACGTACCTGGTCAACGTCACGGACCTGCCGCCGCTGGTCGCCACCCGCGCGCAGGTCGCGACGGTGCGGGCGGTCTTCGCCGACGTGTGCGTCGTCGGTGACCGGCGGATGCTGCGCGGCCGGCGGTACGGCAACCTGGTGCTGGCCGCGACGTCACGCCCCGGTGGCCTGCCGGTCGGCCGGCTGGCGGTGGCGGCCCTGCGCGACCCGGTGCCCGGTGGACTGCTGCACGCCGCCGCGCTCGACACGTTCGTGGCCGGCGCCCGTCCCGTCACCGACACCGACGACCACTGAGCACCATCACGTCCGCAATGCCGGGTTTCCGACGACCCGCGCGGGGAAGGCGCGGCGGATGAGCAACGCCGACGATCGGGCGACCGCCCGCCGGACCCTGATCGTGATCGGTCTGGTGCTGGCGAGCGCGTTCACGCTGGCGTTCGTGTACGCGACCCGCCGGGTGCTGACCTGGGCCGTGGTCGCCGCGTTCTTCGCCGTGGCGCTCAAGCCCCTCGTCGACCGGCTGCAACACCGCCTCGTCCGGCGCCGCTCAGTGGCCACGCTGCTGGTGTTCCTCGCCGCGTTCGCGCTGCTGGCGATCCTGGGCGCGCTCATCGTGGTGCCGTTGTTCGACGAGGTGGGGCGGTTCGCCGACCGGGCGCCCGGACTGTTGCACGACGCCCGCGCCGGCCAGGGCCCGCTGGGGCGCCTGCTGGAACGCACCGGGGCGCGACGCTACGTCGAGGCGCACTCCGACCAACTGCGCGACCTCGGAACCCGGCTGCGCCAACCCGCTGTGGGTGTGCTGCGGGGCGTGGTCGAGACGGTCGCCGGGCTGGTCACAGTCATCGTGCTGGCGTACCTCATGGTGTTGGAGGCCCCGCGGATCACCCGCGGCGTGCTCGCGGCGGCCGGGGACGGTCGGGGCGAGCGCCTGCGCCGGGTCGGCCGGGAGGTGTCGCGGACCGTCACCGGCTACCTCACCGGCAACCTGCTGATCAGCGTGATCTGCGGGCTGTCGACCTACCTGGTGCTGGTCCTCACCGGGGTGCCGTTCGCGGCCGTGATCGCCCTACTGGTGGCGGTGGCCGACCTGATACCGCTGGTCGGTGCGACGCTCGGCGCGGTGATCGCGGCCGGGGCAGGGTTCCTGCACTCCCCCACCGCCGGGGTGGTGGTGCTGGTCTTCTTCGTGGTCTACCAGCAGGTGGAGAACCACCTGCTGCAACCGTTCATCCTGTCCCGGGCGGTGCGGCTCAACCCGCTGACCGTGCTGGTCAGTGTGCTGCTCGCGGCGGAACTGGCCGGTCTGCTCGGCGCGCTGCTGGCCATCCCCGCCGCCGGCATCGTCCAGACCCTGCTGCGGGAGTACGGGCCGCGCCGGCCCCGCCCCGATCCCGCCCCGCCGGGCGGTGCCCGGTCAGCGGGCCCGGCTCGCGACCTCCGGTGAGGTGCTCTCCAACGGCACCGCGTTGGCCGGCACCAACCCCAGCTGCACCGCCGACCGGGTCAGCGCGGCGTCCAGGGCCCAGTCGGCGCTCACCCGCGTGCGGTTCCCCGGCATCGCCATCAGGTGGTACGCCCGGGTGACCACCTTCGCCGGCAGCCCACCCAGGTTGACGTGCAACGGGTTCGCCGCCGCGTCCTTGCCGCCGAGGTCGACCACCCAGCCCAGGTCGTGGTGCTTGTACGGCTTGCGCCGGCCGAACCCGTACGACGCGGCGATGTTGTGCGCCGCGCGCTTGCCCTGCCGCTGCGCGTGCTGCGCCGTCATCCCGCACACCTTGCCCGGATTGAGCAGGTCGGGCACCGCGGCGGCGTCACCGATGGCGTACACCTCCGGGTAACCGGGCACGGTGAGGAACTCGTCGGTCACCAACCGGCCCCGGTCGGTGCGCAACCCCAGCTCGTTGACGAACGGGTCGGGGCGCACCCCCACACACCACACGAGCGTGCAGGTCGGCACGTACTCACCGTCGGTCAGCTTCACCCCGTCGCAGGTGGCCTCGGCCACCGACGTGCCCATCCGGACGTCCACCCCCCGCCGGTCGAGCACCTTGTGCGAGGTGTCCGACATCCGCTTGTCCAGCTCCGGCAGCACCCGGGACGCGACGTCGAGCAGCATCCAGCGCGGGCGGACGGTGAGCCGGGGCCGCTGGGCGTGCAACGCGTCGGTGAACAACTGCCCGTGCGCGGCGACCTCGGTGCCGGTGTAACCCGCCCCGACCACCACGAACGTGGCCCGTGCCTGCTGCTCGGCCGGGTCCTCGGCCTGCTCGGCCAACTCGATCTGCCGGACGATGTGGTCGTGCAGGTAGACGGCCTCGGGCAGGCCACGGAAGCCGTGTGCGTATTCGGTCACGCCGGGGATGGGCAGCAACTTGTTGACACTGCCCACGGCGAGCACCAACCGGTCGTACGCCAGCCGGTTCTTGTCGCCCTCCGCCTGGGTGAAACCGACCCAGCGGTTCTGCAGGTCGACGTGGTCCGCCTCGCCGATCACCACCCGGACGTTCTTGAGCGTCCCGGTCAACGGCACGGCGATCCGCTTGGGCTCGACCACCCCGGCGGCCACCTCGGGCAGCAACGGCAGGTAGAGGAAGTAGTCGGTGGAGTTCAGCACCACGATCTCGGCCCGGTCCCGGGCGATCCGGCTCAACGTCTTCGCCGCGTGGTAACCGGCGAACCCGGCCCCCACGATCACCACACGAGGTTTCGTCATTGCGGGCCGTTTCCCGTCGAAGCCCGGGACAAACGTCCAGGCCGCGCCGCCGTGGCTCGGCGGGTGGGGCAGGCGGCAGTCACGCGGCGGTTTGCGCGGTGATCGCCCACCGTTCATGGTCGCGCCAGGCGCCGTCGATGAACAGGTAGTCCGGGGAGAAGCCCTCCAACCGGAAACCGAGCTTGCGGGCCACCCGCCGCGACGGCTCGTTGCCCGGCTGGATGTTCGCCTCCAGGCGGTGCAACCCGACAGTGGTGAACGCGTGGTCGATCACCAGGGAGACGCCCGCCGAGGCGTGGCCGGTCCCGCTGAACGGCAGGAACGCCGCGTACCCCAGGAACCCGCCGCGCAGCGCGCCCAGCACGATGCCGCTGATGTTCACGTAGCCGGCGATCGCACCACTGGCCCGGTCACAGATCAGGTAGCCCGCGCTGTCGCGGCGGCGGATCCGGCGAAGGTAGAGGTCGTACTCCTCGGGGGTGCCCGGCGCGGCCAACCACGGGTGGTGCAGGTCCCGGCTGCGCCGCACGGCGGCGACGAACTCGTCGACGTCGGCGGGCCGGGGCCGGCGGATCGCGGCGGGACCGCCGGTACGCAGGTATCTCACGGCCGATCACTCTGACCGACCGGGGCGGTCGTTGTCCAACCGACGCGGGGTTGCCCTTCGAGAAAGCCCAGGACGGGGCGGGTCACCCGAGTAAACCGCCGAGCCCGTCGTCGACAGTGAGTGCGACGATCAACCGATGGACGACGATCTCACTGTTGCCCTGGCACGCGTGCGCGACGTGTTCGCCCGCTACCCGCGCCGGGCCGTGCTCGACGGCTGCCCGCACTGCACGGGCGACGTGCTGGTCGACGAGCACGACCTGTTCTCACTGACCATCAGGCTCGGCAACACGGTCGGCAGCCGCGACGACGTGAAGAGCCTACTCCCGGTGTTTCTTGAGTCGCTGGTCGTGTCCGAAGGCCTGTACCCCGGCGTCGTCCTGGGCAAGCTCCCCCGCGAGGGGTGGCGCACCTGGCCGCGGGACGAGCAGGAGGCCGTCGACGCGTACCTCGACGCGGTGTGGCGGTCGCTGCTCGCCCACCACCCGTCGCGACTGGGTGCCTTCGAGGACGTGGCGACGTTCCTCGACGCGGCCGGCTCGGCCGGCGAGCGCGTCGAACGATTCCTCGATGTCTGGGACTCCACGCCCACCTCGTCGGCAGATCGTCACCTCGCCGAGATGGTCGGCAGGCTCGACTTCGGGAAAAGGAAGCCGAGCCTCCTGGGTGACTGGTTACGCCGAGAGGCGGTACGCGACCGCCTGCACCGCGCGTTCGAACGGGACCACGACTCGGCCTGGGCCGACGACCTCGCCCGGGCCTACGACCTCCTCCGCCGCTGAATAACGTCAGCCGGTGCCGCTGAGCACGTCAATCCTGGCGGTCGTCGGCGGACAGCACCGGGCCGGGTTGCTTGCTGAGCGCTTCTCGCCTGCTCAGATGGCCCATCGCCAGGGCGCAGAAGATCAAGAGGGTGTTGACACCGATCATGGGAAGCCGCTCCGGAAGGCTGCTCACCGGGATGGTGCCATGAGTCTGGGAATAGGCAACGACCGTGGAATGCAGCGCTATCGCGACCAGGGCCGGGGCCACGGAGATCATCGCGAGCCACCGGAGAGGTCTGTCGAGGGCCAACCAGGTCGCGGACAGGCGTCCGATCTGAAAGATGATGATCAGAATTATCGGCAGCGCCACTGTCGTGTGCAGACGCACGGCCAGGGCGACAGCGTGATCAGGAGATTCACCGGGCGGAATCAACGGCACGAACCCAGCGACAAACCCACCAACCACGGCGTTGACGAACCACGTCAGGGCGGCGAGCGCCAGCACCCGACGTGCCAGCTTGGCACGAGGCACCGCCTCCAGTGGTTCCGGTGGCGGCCGGTTGTCTCTTCGCGCCACGCGCCAGAGCAGCACCACGGCGACGAACGCCGCCGCCGCGTTCGCCCAGTCATCTGCGCGGTTCTCCGCAATACCGATCTGACGCAGGGCGAGGTAGGTGGTCAGCAGGATCACCAGGGTCGCCCACACAACGGCAGTATCGTGTCGGTCGGTGAGCCCGACAAGACCTTCGACCGCCTACCGACACCTGGACGCCCCGAGACCGACGATCCCGGAGGGCGGCAGCCGACCCACTCGTCAGAGCGGGCCGGAGACCGGCTGCTGCATCGGCATGGGGACCTGGAGGAAGGTCGTGCCGCGCATGTCCAGCCAGGCACGGTCGGGCCCCCGGACCAGTCGCATCATCACCGCTTCGCAGGACGGGCAGCGCGCCACCAGCCCCGGGGCGTGCGAGTAGACGTGCAGGCTCGCCATCGAGCCGGTCATCCCGCAGTTCTCACAGCGGCCCATCGCGCTGCTGAGGTCCACTGTCAGCAGCTCGCGCATCGGGCCGTCGAGCATGTTGCCGTCCACGTACGACATCTCGGTCATCGGATCTCCTCGACAGGGCGTGCGTCAGCCGGTGGGGCCGAAGCGTTCGGTCTTGACCCGCCGCGACGGATGCCCGAGCCCCACCATCAGGTCGGCGACGGTCTCCACGAACGCGGTCGGGCCGCACACGTAGGTGAGCGGTTGCAGGTCCGGCGGCCAACCGTGGGTGTTGACGTCGGCCAGCCCGATGCGGTGCGGCTCACCGCGCCAACCCTCGGGCGCCTCGCGGGTGTAGACGTACGCGACGTCCAGGCCGAAGTCGTCGCGGACCCGGCGGCGCAGCTCGTCGGCGTAGATCACGTCACCGGGGGTGCGCACCGAGTAGATCAGCCGGAACGCCGACTTGTTGCCGGCGGCGCGGCGGGCCCGGATCATCGCCATCAGCGGCACGATCCCGGAGCCACCGGCGACGAGCTGCACCGGTGCGGTCTCCTCCGGCCGCCAGATAAACCACCCACCGAGCGGTCCGCGGACCTCCACCGGGTCGCCGTCGCCGAAGACATCGATGAGGTACGGGGACACTTCGCCGTCGTGCACGCGCTGGACGGTGACCTCGATGCGCGGGCCGCCCGGGCCGTCCACGACCGGCCCGGCGATCGAGTACGACCGGGCCGCCTGGTAGCCGTCCGCGGCGGTCAGGCGCAGGTCGACGTGCTGCCCGGGCAGGTGACCCGGCCAGTCCGGCACCTCCAGCACCAGGGTCTGTGCGGTGGGTGTCTCCACCCGGCGCTCCACCAGCCGACCGACCCGCCAGTGGTTGGCCGTCCGGGGTGGGCTGCTCGTCGCCACGGCGCGCTCAGTCACCCTGGTACCGCTGTTCGCGCCACGGGTCGCCGTAGTCGTGGTAGCCGGCGGTCTCCCAGAACCCCGGCTCGTCCATCGTCTTGAGCCGGATGCCGCGCACCCACTTGGCGGACTTCCAGAAGTACAGGTGCGGCACCAGCAGACGCGCCGGGCCGCCGTGCTCGGCGGCGAGCGGGGCGCCGTCGAAGGTGTGCACCACCCAGGCCTGACCGCCGCGCAGGTCGTTCAGCGGCAGGTTGGTGCTGTAGCCGCCGTAGGAGTGCGCGAGCGCGAAGTGCGCTCCCGTGTCGACGTCGGCGAGCAGGGTGTCCAGGGAGACGCCCTGCCAGGTGGTGCCGAACTTGGACCAGCGGGTGACGCAGTGGATGTCCACCGTCGGCGTCTCCTGTGGCAGGGCCATCAGCTCCTGCCACGACCAGCGGTGTTCGCTGCCGTTCTCGGCGGAGATGACGAACTCCCAGGTGTCCAGGGAGACCCGGGGCGTCGGGCCCGCCGAGAGCACCGGAAAGTCCTCGGTCAGGTACTGACCGGGCGGCAGGGCCGGCTCCTGCGTGCGGGGCCGACCCTGAAAACCCGGTGACACGATTCCCATTGCACAGTCGTACCACCCGCGCCGGTGGGGGCGGGACGTTTCCCGCGTACCCCCTCGTGGCCCGGCGCGGCGCGGTCAGTGCCGTTCGGCGACGACCTCGCGGTCCTTCGGCAGGTCGCCGCCGCGGGTGGCGCGCAGGCTGGTCAGCGTGACCACCACCAGCACACCGATGATCACGCCGAGCGAGGCAAGGGTGGGGATCTGCGGCACGCTGTCCCAGATGCCGTGCGCCCAGTGCAGACCCAGCTTGAGGCCGATGAACGCCAGGATGACGGCCAGGCCGTAGCTGAGGTGCACCAGCCGGCTCAACGCCGCGTGCAGGACGAAGTAGAGCGCCCGCAGGCCGAGCAGGGCGAACGCGTTGGTGGCGAAGACCAGGTACGGGTCCTCGGTGATGCCGTAGACCGCCGGCACCGAGTCGACGGCGAAGACGACGTCGGTGGCCAGCACCGCGACCACCACCAGGGCGAACGGGGTGAGTGCCCGCTTCGCGCCCTGCCGGACGGTCATCCTGGTGCCGTGGTATTCGTCGACTACCGGCATGATCTTGCGGAGCAGCTTCACCACCCGCATGTTGTTGATGTCGACTTCCTGCTGGTGCCCGGACAGGGCGTCACGCAGCAGCTTCACCGCCGTGGCGATGAGGATGATCGCGAAGAGCAGGAAGGCGAAGTCGAGGGTCTGCAACGCGGCCGCGCCGAGGGCGATGAAGACGGCCCGCAGCACCAGCGCGCCGGCGATGCCGTAGAGCAGCACCCGCTGGGCCAGCACCGCCGGCACCGCGAACGCGGCCAGCAGCAGCATGAAGACGAAGAGGTTGTCGACCGAGAGCGACTTCTCCACCAGGTAACCGGTCAGGTATTCCACGCCCTGCTGGGAGCCGTAGCGGGACCAGATCCAGGCACCGAACGCCAGGGGCAGGGCGATGTAGAACGCCGACCAGCCGATGGCCTCCCGCATGGACACCTCGTGCGGGCGTCGGGTGACCAGGAAATCGAGCACCAGCAGCAGGATCACGCCGATGATCGTGGCCGCCCACAGCGTGGGCGTGCCGACCGACGACAGGTCACTGGCGGCGGACAGGTACGACACTTCGCTCATTGGGGTCTCCTCGAACACCGTCATGTTCGAGGTCTCCTTCACCCATCACCGTGATGGGCAACCACCCGAGGCGCGCCGGGCGCGCCGTACTGACCGGAATGGTTTTTGGGAAGTACTCCCCTCGCACGACAAGGTTAGGCGAGGCCGAATCACCGTGCCAAGCGGGACATCGATGGTTGCCCTGGTAAACAGCTGTGTGCGGCCGGGAGGACCGCTGTCAGGCACGACGAAGCGTCACGCCCGGCGCCAGAGCCTGCTCGACCAGACCCCGGTAGTCACGCGGCAGCTGGGTCACCACGTCGTCGAACTCCCCCCCGGTGATCGCCTCGCGCAGGGTGGTGAAGACCGCCCGGACGGCGTCGTCGGCGGCCGGCTCCTCCACACCGGCACGCAACGCGACCCGCGCGACGAACTCGGCCGCACCGAACCGGTCGGCCTGCTCCGTGCTCGGGCTCGGCTTGAGCACCAACTGCAACGGCTGCGGCAGTTGCACGGCCAGGTCCAGGACCTCACCGCCGGTCAACCGCTCGGCGAACGTCTCCAACACCGCCCGGGTCAGCTCCACCGCCCGCTCGGACGACGTCGCGGTGCGCTGGGAAACCTGGTCGATGAAGGTGTCGTAGTTCATCGCGTACTCCCTCTGGGCTCGCGTCGGCGTCTGCGACTACCCGCCGCGACCCGGCGGAAACGGCGGGGTTTCCTGCGCCCGGCGGGCGTGACCGGCCGGCGGGCGGGTAACCGCCGCCGGTCGTCACCACACCGATGCCCGAGGGAGCTCCTGCCATGGCGAGTTACGCCGAGGTTCTGCAGTACCTGTCGAGCCTGGACTACCCGGCCGAGAAGGCCGACGTGGTCCGTGAGGCCGAGCGGGAGGGCGCCCCACCGGACGTGCTGAAGGCCCTGCGCGCGTTGCCGCCGGTGGACTACGCCAACGGCACCGAGGTCGCCCGGTCGGCCGGCATCGAGGCGGCACCCGAGGTCGGCGCCGCCCAGCGGGCCGAACAGGCCCGGGACAAGAAGCACAACCGGGTCTCGCAGCACCTGCGCGGCATCTGACCCCGCGGTGACGTCGACCGCCCGGACCCGGACTCGTCACCGGTGACCCACACCAGCCCGTCCCGGCCCATGGAGGTGCGTTTCCCCGCCGCGCGGCAGCTCGCCGTGGTGGCGGTGGTCGGCGTCGTCGCCGGCGCCCTCTTCGCGCTGCTGCTGCCACTGCCCCTCGCCGCACTGGCCGGCTGGGACGTGGGCGCCCTGAGCTGGCTCGTGCTGGTGTGGCTCAAACTCTGGCCGATGGACGCCGAGCGGACCGCCCAGCTGGCCGTGCACGAGGACCCGAACCGGGCGGTCCGCGACGCGCTCCTGCTGGTCGCCTGCCTGGCCAGCCTGCTGGCCGTGGGGTTGGTCGTGGCCAGCGCCCAGAGCGCGCCTCCCGGCCTCACCCGCGAGCTGCACAGTGGGCTGGGCGTGCTGAGCGTGATCCTCTCCTGGTTCGTGGTGCACACCCTGTTCGCCGCCCGGTACGCCCGGATCTACTACACCGGCCCGGACGGCGGGGTGAACTTCAACCAGCCCGAGCCGCCCAGCTACTCCGACTTCGCGTACGTCGCGTTCACCATCGGGGCGACGTTCCAGGTGTCCGACACCAACCTGACCAGCAACGAGATGCGCCGTACGGTGCTGCGGCACTCGATGGTGTCGTACCTGTTCGGGGCGTTCATCATCGCCGTGACAGTGAACCTGCTGGCGGGCCTCGCGCGCTGAGCCGTTCCTCGCGGTGCGGCCTGCCAGGGCCGCGCTCCTCGCGGTGCGGTCTGTGTCGGGGGGCCGCGTTTCTCGTGGCGCGGTCTGCTGGGCGGCTGTGGCGGCCCCGGCGGCGACACGGGGCGACGCTCGCACGAATCGCCGGGACAGGCGGGCGCCCCCTGGTCACGAACCGCGACCTGGGGCGCCACGCATGCCTGCCCAGGCGGTGAACCGCACCCGAACCGGGTGCCGTCACCAGGCGGTGGAGGGCCGCTCGAACCGAGCGGTCAACACTGCCGGGTCCAACCATACGACAGAACATCCTCCGTTCGGTCAGTATTTGGCGAAGTGTGGGCCACGGCACGTCATGATCGGCCGGTCACCTCCGCGTACCGGTGCTCAAGATCGACCCGCGCCAGCGCCCCCACCAGCCAGGCGAGCTGCTCCGACTCCCCACTGGCTAGACCGGCCAGATCGTCCGCCGACCTGCCCAGTCCCAGCCGACGAGCCG
Coding sequences within:
- a CDS encoding GNAT family N-acetyltransferase; this encodes MRYLRTGGPAAIRRPRPADVDEFVAAVRRSRDLHHPWLAAPGTPEEYDLYLRRIRRRDSAGYLICDRASGAIAGYVNISGIVLGALRGGFLGYAAFLPFSGTGHASAGVSLVIDHAFTTVGLHRLEANIQPGNEPSRRVARKLGFRLEGFSPDYLFIDGAWRDHERWAITAQTAA
- a CDS encoding AI-2E family transporter, with translation MSNADDRATARRTLIVIGLVLASAFTLAFVYATRRVLTWAVVAAFFAVALKPLVDRLQHRLVRRRSVATLLVFLAAFALLAILGALIVVPLFDEVGRFADRAPGLLHDARAGQGPLGRLLERTGARRYVEAHSDQLRDLGTRLRQPAVGVLRGVVETVAGLVTVIVLAYLMVLEAPRITRGVLAAAGDGRGERLRRVGREVSRTVTGYLTGNLLISVICGLSTYLVLVLTGVPFAAVIALLVAVADLIPLVGATLGAVIAAGAGFLHSPTAGVVVLVFFVVYQQVENHLLQPFILSRAVRLNPLTVLVSVLLAAELAGLLGALLAIPAAGIVQTLLREYGPRRPRPDPAPPGGARSAGPARDLR
- a CDS encoding DUF2795 domain-containing protein, which gives rise to MASYAEVLQYLSSLDYPAEKADVVREAEREGAPPDVLKALRALPPVDYANGTEVARSAGIEAAPEVGAAQRAEQARDKKHNRVSQHLRGI
- a CDS encoding DUF1345 domain-containing protein, giving the protein MTHTSPSRPMEVRFPAARQLAVVAVVGVVAGALFALLLPLPLAALAGWDVGALSWLVLVWLKLWPMDAERTAQLAVHEDPNRAVRDALLLVACLASLLAVGLVVASAQSAPPGLTRELHSGLGVLSVILSWFVVHTLFAARYARIYYTGPDGGVNFNQPEPPSYSDFAYVAFTIGATFQVSDTNLTSNEMRRTVLRHSMVSYLFGAFIIAVTVNLLAGLAR
- a CDS encoding DUF2267 domain-containing protein gives rise to the protein MRKQMEGDNQRRRALARQAREQSRRPSEIGASLSASKQLTSLDAGKRAGPPPAGPHKPDSTRGGPAPPQLGSADNPRPRPSPPSGAAGVSTMGYHDLVDEVRRRAGVDFKTAKVGTEATVLVLAFALETAERQRLLAAVPSSLHDVLPVDGIERHQDLPGFLAEVGRISGNTPEQARYQAEATMAALAEQDGGLVESLHVPDGLRDLLNPPEAGGGLVGASTTTPTMDADEIDAALDDLPYWSGDSEGLYRVVALPPDNLDRVLARLDRLRQDTGRGPSIGRPGDTAAVLTVRTRQANGVTALDVDLAHQIDDAIDEVGAGMAGG
- a CDS encoding TerC/Alx family metal homeostasis membrane protein, whose product is MSEVSYLSAASDLSSVGTPTLWAATIIGVILLLVLDFLVTRRPHEVSMREAIGWSAFYIALPLAFGAWIWSRYGSQQGVEYLTGYLVEKSLSVDNLFVFMLLLAAFAVPAVLAQRVLLYGIAGALVLRAVFIALGAAALQTLDFAFLLFAIILIATAVKLLRDALSGHQQEVDINNMRVVKLLRKIMPVVDEYHGTRMTVRQGAKRALTPFALVVVAVLATDVVFAVDSVPAVYGITEDPYLVFATNAFALLGLRALYFVLHAALSRLVHLSYGLAVILAFIGLKLGLHWAHGIWDSVPQIPTLASLGVIIGVLVVVTLTSLRATRGGDLPKDREVVAERH
- a CDS encoding sulfite oxidase-like oxidoreductase, translated to MGIVSPGFQGRPRTQEPALPPGQYLTEDFPVLSAGPTPRVSLDTWEFVISAENGSEHRWSWQELMALPQETPTVDIHCVTRWSKFGTTWQGVSLDTLLADVDTGAHFALAHSYGGYSTNLPLNDLRGGQAWVVHTFDGAPLAAEHGGPARLLVPHLYFWKSAKWVRGIRLKTMDEPGFWETAGYHDYGDPWREQRYQGD
- a CDS encoding DUF6510 family protein, with amino-acid sequence MTEMSYVDGNMLDGPMRELLTVDLSSAMGRCENCGMTGSMASLHVYSHAPGLVARCPSCEAVMMRLVRGPDRAWLDMRGTTFLQVPMPMQQPVSGPL
- a CDS encoding spermidine synthase gives rise to the protein MNRAADRLELVVDPARRTGRTLLSAGVEQSYVDVEDPRHLHFEYVRRIASAMRVAAPAGAPLHVLHLGGGALTLPRWLAATRPGSPQRVVERDPAVVELVARELPPLPPEVRVEVADARDALTATPAGRYDVVVADIYRAAQMPRHVRTVEFAAEVARVLRPDGTYLVNVTDLPPLVATRAQVATVRAVFADVCVVGDRRMLRGRRYGNLVLAATSRPGGLPVGRLAVAALRDPVPGGLLHAAALDTFVAGARPVTDTDDH
- a CDS encoding DUF2267 domain-containing protein, coding for MNYDTFIDQVSQRTATSSERAVELTRAVLETFAERLTGGEVLDLAVQLPQPLQLVLKPSPSTEQADRFGAAEFVARVALRAGVEEPAADDAVRAVFTTLREAITGGEFDDVVTQLPRDYRGLVEQALAPGVTLRRA
- a CDS encoding ferredoxin reductase — encoded protein: MATSSPPRTANHWRVGRLVERRVETPTAQTLVLEVPDWPGHLPGQHVDLRLTAADGYQAARSYSIAGPVVDGPGGPRIEVTVQRVHDGEVSPYLIDVFGDGDPVEVRGPLGGWFIWRPEETAPVQLVAGGSGIVPLMAMIRARRAAGNKSAFRLIYSVRTPGDVIYADELRRRVRDDFGLDVAYVYTREAPEGWRGEPHRIGLADVNTHGWPPDLQPLTYVCGPTAFVETVADLMVGLGHPSRRVKTERFGPTG
- a CDS encoding NAD(P)/FAD-dependent oxidoreductase, yielding MTKPRVVIVGAGFAGYHAAKTLSRIARDRAEIVVLNSTDYFLYLPLLPEVAAGVVEPKRIAVPLTGTLKNVRVVIGEADHVDLQNRWVGFTQAEGDKNRLAYDRLVLAVGSVNKLLPIPGVTEYAHGFRGLPEAVYLHDHIVRQIELAEQAEDPAEQQARATFVVVGAGYTGTEVAAHGQLFTDALHAQRPRLTVRPRWMLLDVASRVLPELDKRMSDTSHKVLDRRGVDVRMGTSVAEATCDGVKLTDGEYVPTCTLVWCVGVRPDPFVNELGLRTDRGRLVTDEFLTVPGYPEVYAIGDAAAVPDLLNPGKVCGMTAQHAQRQGKRAAHNIAASYGFGRRKPYKHHDLGWVVDLGGKDAAANPLHVNLGGLPAKVVTRAYHLMAMPGNRTRVSADWALDAALTRSAVQLGLVPANAVPLESTSPEVASRAR